The following proteins are encoded in a genomic region of Channa argus isolate prfri chromosome 3, Channa argus male v1.0, whole genome shotgun sequence:
- the utp6 gene encoding U3 small nucleolar RNA-associated protein 6 homolog: MAEIVQQRIEDRIPELEQLERIGLFTKKEVKSIIKRAMALEYKLHRLIVNKEDFIAYIQYEINILELIKKRRAHIHYHFKREEIEYPIIHRINSIFRRATNKWKDDVQLWLSHVAFSKKWATKSQISKVFSAMLAIHPDKPALWLMAAKSELEDRNSSESARHLFLRALRFHPNNKKVYQEYFRMELLHCEKLRKQKEELEKAEMDLGEYEFSPEILSGKLAEVVYKDGTGKIKEAEFVISLLNVAAIFDFTKELQGFILQDLQTNYTDDSLTWDFMAKRELEAPGAGEELQSAKGRASEINRREERCCQVYEEGIQSTNTEPMWTCYVAFCLERLKRKTNVQELKEKRQERLLSVLRRAHDSSLLKEDYYKTWLQILLSSGDAEGAACVAMGATQRYSQSVSMWSLSLQTLMQLGSGDMGRFFQDALTHVNPKESLPLWQLHVQWCVANQNPEETEAVFKRGLLSAVAAVAMEIKEHYLDWSYSSGGYKKAMKTFTSLQENRPLSKAFFTRMIEIEKEQETPKMNHLRDYYERALQEFGTSDDDLWLKYIQEELGPLGQPENCGKIHWRAMKFLEGESVERFISKYTLLQTGHIS, encoded by the exons ATCCATAATCAAAAGAGCAATGGCCCTGGAATACAAGCTCCACAGGTTGATCGTAAACAAAGAAGACTTCATTGCATACATTCAG TATGAAATCAACATTTTAGAGCTAATAAAGAAGAGAAGAGCA CACATACACTACCACTTCAAGAGAGAAGAGATTGAATACCCTATCATCCATAGAATAAATAGTATCTTCAGAAGAGCAACAAATAAGTGGAAG GATGATGTGCAGCTTTGGCTCTCACATGTTGCGTTCAGCAAAAAATGG GCCACCAAAAGCCAGATCAGTAAGGTGTTCTCAGCCATGCTAGCTATTCACCCTGACAAACCAG CTTTGTGGTTAATGGCTGCCAAGAGTGAACTGGAGGATAGAAATTCTTCTGAAAGTGCCAGACATCTATTTCTTAGGGCTCTCCGCTTCCACCCAAACAACAAGAAAGTTTACCAGGAG TACTTCCGCATGGAGCTGCTGCATTGCGAGAAACTGCGGAAGCAGAAAGAAGAGCTGGAGAAGGCAGAGATGGACCTG GGTGAATATGAGTTTTCTCCAGAGATCCTCAGTGGTAAACTGGCCGAGGTTGTGTACAAAGATGGTACAGGAAAAATCAAAg AGGCAGAGTTTGTCATCTCACTACTGAACGTAGCAGCAATCTTTGACTTCACCAAAGAACTCCAGGGATTCATCCTACAAGA TTTACAGACCAACTACACAGACGACAGCTTGACATGGGATTTCATGGCAAAGAGGGAGCTTGAGGCTCCAGGGGCAGGAGAGGAGCTGCAGTCAGCCAAAGGCCGAGCCTCAGAAATCAACCGCAGAGAGGAGCGCTGCTGTCAGGTGTATGAGGAGGGCATCCAGAGCACCAACACTG AGCCCATGTGGACCTGCTATGTAGCCTTCTGTTTGGaaagactgaaaagaaagacCAACGTCCAGGAGCTAAAGGAAAAA aggcAAGAGAGGCTTCTAAGTGTGCTGCGGCGTGCCCATGACTCTTCACTGCTTAAAGAGGATTATTATAAGACCTGG CTGCAGATCCTGCTCTCATCTGGAGATGCTGAAGGAGCGGCCTGCGTTGCCATGGGAGCAACACAGCGCTACAGCCAATCGGTGTCCATGTGGAGCTTGAGTCTGCAAACGCTAATGCAGCTGGGGAGTGGAGACATGGGCAGGTTTTTCCAGGATGCTCTTACACATGTTAATCCTAAG GAGAGTCTACCACTTTGGCAGCTGCATGTCCAGTGGTGCGTGGCCAACCAGAATCCTGAGGAGACAGAAGCTGTCTTCAAG agAGGTTTGCTGTCGGCAGTGGCggctgttgccatggagataaAAGAGCACTACCTTGATTGGTCCTATTCGTCTGGAGGCTACAAGAAAGCTATGAAGACCTTCACAAG TTTACAGGAAAACCGCCCCTTGTCCAAGGCCTTTTTCACCAGAATGATTGAGATTGAGAAAGAACAA GAGACTCCAAAAATGAACCATCTAAGAGACTACTATGAAAGGGCTCTGCAGGAGTTTGGCACCTCTGATGATG ATCTATGGTTGAAGTACatccaggaggagctggggcCCCTCGGACAGCCGGAGAACTGTGGCAAGATCCACTGGAGAGCAATGAAGTTTCTGGAGGGGGAGAGTGTGGAAAGATTCATTTCCAAATATACTCTCCTTCAGACTGGACACATATCTTAG